Proteins encoded together in one Juglans regia cultivar Chandler chromosome 9, Walnut 2.0, whole genome shotgun sequence window:
- the LOC109021695 gene encoding putative glucuronosyltransferase PGSIP8 isoform X2, with protein sequence MGRREMFKVVGFLRILLLLFAHVHETTALEEREKHRNAYATIMYVGTTRDYDFYVATRVMLRSLAELDVDADLVVIASLDVPLRWVRALEQEDGAKVVRVENLDNPYKDQSNFDRRFKLTLNKLYAWRLVEYDRVIMLDADNLFLQKTDELFQCGQFCAVFINPCIFHTGLFVLQPSMEVFKDMVHDLEIGRENPDGADQGFICGYFPNLLDRPLFHPPPNGTKLDGTFRLPLGYQMDATYYYLRLRWSVPCGPNSVITFPGAPWLKPWYWWSWPVLPLGISWHEQRRQTLGYAAEIPAILIQFAIYVGIITMTRLARPSFSKICYRRSEKNISFIQTGLKVIAVWSILASYVVPFFIIPHTVHPLIGWTIYLFGSFGLCSIAINAFLLPMLPVLVLWLGIFGSLLVMAFPWYSDGVVRALAVFGYAFCAAPFAWVAMVKIMACLQVSLEREAFFPKLGESSPPPGFNKLY encoded by the exons ATGGGCCGGAGAGAGATGTTCAAGGTTGTGGGGTTTCTGAGGATTCTGTTACTGCTCTTCGCTCATGTTCACGAGACGACGGCGttggaggagagggagaagcaCCGGAACGCTTACGCGACGATTATGTACGTGGGGACGACGAGGGACTACGATTTCTACGTGGCCACACGTGTCATGCTCAGATCGCTCGCCGAGCTGGACGTGGACGCCGATCTCGTCGTCATTGCCTCCCTCGACGTTCCTCTCCGATGGGTCCGAGCTCT GGAACAGGAAGATGGGGCAAAGGTGGTGAGAGTTGAAAATCTGGATAATCCATACAAGGATCAGTCCAACTTCGACAGGAGATTCAAGTTGACATTGAACAAACTCTATGCATGGCGCCTGGTCGAATATGACAGGGTTATCATGCTCGATGCTGATAATCTCTTCCTTCAGAAAACTGATGAGTTGTTCCAATGTGGACAGTTTTGTGCTGTCTTTATCAACCCTTGCATCTTTCACACTGGACTCTTCGTCTTGCAG CCATCAATGGAGGTGTTCAAGGACATGGTTCATGACTTAGAGATTGGAAGAGAGAATCCAGATGGTGCAGACCAGGGTTTTATTTGCGGATACTTCCCGAATTTGCTTGATCGGCCTTTGTTCCATCCACCCCCCAACGGCACCAAGCTTGACGGAACCTTCAGACTTCCATTGGGCTATCAAATGGATGCTACTTACTATT ATCTTAGACTCCGCTGGAGTGTACCTTGTGGACCCAACAGCGTGATTACATTCCCAGGTGCACCATGGTTGAAGCCATGGTACTGGTGGTCCTGGCCTGTCCTGCCCTTGGGCATTTCATGGCACGAACAGCGTCGTCAAACGCTGGG GTATGCTGCAGAGATACCCGCAATACTCATACAGTTTGCAATTTATGTAGGAATAATAACAATGACTCGTCTAGCACGGCCCAGCTTCTCCAAGATATGCTACCGGAGATCGGAGAAGAACATCTCCTTTATACAGACAGGGCTCAAAGTAATCGCAGTGTGGTCTATTCTTGCCTCCTATGTGGTACCCTTCTTCATTATTCCGCACACAGTTCATCCACTGATAGGCTGGACCATATACTTGTTCGGCTCTTTTGGACTCTGCTCCATAgccattaatgcatttttactGCCAATGCTACCAGTTCTGGTGCTATGGCTTGGGATCTTTGGGTCCCTTCTGGTCATGGCATTTCCTTGGTACTCAGATGGAGTTGTAAGAGCTCTTGCCGTCTTTGGCTATGCATTTTGTGCTGCACCGTTCGCATGGGTAGCGATGGTCAAGATCATGGCATGCCTTCAAGTCTCACTTGAAAGGGAAGCCTTCTTCCCAAAACTGGGTGAATCTTCCCCTCCTCCAGGGTTCAACAAGTTATATTGA
- the LOC109021695 gene encoding putative glucuronosyltransferase PGSIP8 isoform X1: MGWKEQRKTSGFSRFLYLLIILAAAYGTTSAAYGGETKGAVVVSQPAAAQRNAYATMMYMGTPRDYEFYVAIRVMVKSLARLRVDADRVVIASMDVPLRWVQALEQEDGAKVVRVENLDNPYKDQSNFDRRFKLTLNKLYAWRLVEYDRVIMLDADNLFLQKTDELFQCGQFCAVFINPCIFHTGLFVLQPSMEVFKDMVHDLEIGRENPDGADQGFICGYFPNLLDRPLFHPPPNGTKLDGTFRLPLGYQMDATYYYLRLRWSVPCGPNSVITFPGAPWLKPWYWWSWPVLPLGISWHEQRRQTLGYAAEIPAILIQFAIYVGIITMTRLARPSFSKICYRRSEKNISFIQTGLKVIAVWSILASYVVPFFIIPHTVHPLIGWTIYLFGSFGLCSIAINAFLLPMLPVLVLWLGIFGSLLVMAFPWYSDGVVRALAVFGYAFCAAPFAWVAMVKIMACLQVSLEREAFFPKLGESSPPPGFNKLY; this comes from the exons ATGGGCTGGAAAGAGCAGCGAAAGACTTCTGGGTTTTCGAGATTCTTGTACTTGCTGATCATTTTAGCTGCGGCATATGGAACGACGTCTGCGGCATATGGAGGAGAGACGAAAGGGGCAGTAGTAGTATCGCAGCCGGCGGCGGCGCAGAGGAACGCGTACGCGACGATGATGTACATGGGGACGCCGAGGGACTACGAATTCTACGTGGCTATCCGAGTTATGGTCAAATCCCTCGCCAGGCTCCGCGTAGATGCTGATCGCGTCGTCATTGCCTCCATGGACGTGCCTCTCCGATGGGTCCAAGCTCT GGAACAGGAAGATGGGGCAAAGGTGGTGAGAGTTGAAAATCTGGATAATCCATACAAGGATCAGTCCAACTTCGACAGGAGATTCAAGTTGACATTGAACAAACTCTATGCATGGCGCCTGGTCGAATATGACAGGGTTATCATGCTCGATGCTGATAATCTCTTCCTTCAGAAAACTGATGAGTTGTTCCAATGTGGACAGTTTTGTGCTGTCTTTATCAACCCTTGCATCTTTCACACTGGACTCTTCGTCTTGCAG CCATCAATGGAGGTGTTCAAGGACATGGTTCATGACTTAGAGATTGGAAGAGAGAATCCAGATGGTGCAGACCAGGGTTTTATTTGCGGATACTTCCCGAATTTGCTTGATCGGCCTTTGTTCCATCCACCCCCCAACGGCACCAAGCTTGACGGAACCTTCAGACTTCCATTGGGCTATCAAATGGATGCTACTTACTATT ATCTTAGACTCCGCTGGAGTGTACCTTGTGGACCCAACAGCGTGATTACATTCCCAGGTGCACCATGGTTGAAGCCATGGTACTGGTGGTCCTGGCCTGTCCTGCCCTTGGGCATTTCATGGCACGAACAGCGTCGTCAAACGCTGGG GTATGCTGCAGAGATACCCGCAATACTCATACAGTTTGCAATTTATGTAGGAATAATAACAATGACTCGTCTAGCACGGCCCAGCTTCTCCAAGATATGCTACCGGAGATCGGAGAAGAACATCTCCTTTATACAGACAGGGCTCAAAGTAATCGCAGTGTGGTCTATTCTTGCCTCCTATGTGGTACCCTTCTTCATTATTCCGCACACAGTTCATCCACTGATAGGCTGGACCATATACTTGTTCGGCTCTTTTGGACTCTGCTCCATAgccattaatgcatttttactGCCAATGCTACCAGTTCTGGTGCTATGGCTTGGGATCTTTGGGTCCCTTCTGGTCATGGCATTTCCTTGGTACTCAGATGGAGTTGTAAGAGCTCTTGCCGTCTTTGGCTATGCATTTTGTGCTGCACCGTTCGCATGGGTAGCGATGGTCAAGATCATGGCATGCCTTCAAGTCTCACTTGAAAGGGAAGCCTTCTTCCCAAAACTGGGTGAATCTTCCCCTCCTCCAGGGTTCAACAAGTTATATTGA
- the LOC108991579 gene encoding pentatricopeptide repeat-containing protein At1g77360, mitochondrial-like yields MEAMAVNPNTSSSSLSQIPTNSTSPLKPLLPIHQFPSHLDAPEISSAARTICEILTRVSPHDIESALSSTGISPSTEIVQEVLKFSYHYPSSAVKFFRWAGRAQKHSADAWNLMVDLLGKNQLFDPMWDAVRSMKEERMVSMATFESVFGSYCMVRRFNEAGMSFDVMDRYGIQADVLAVNLLLSVICREENQTVKALEFFDRIKVKIPPDGDTFAVLLEGWRKEGDVAQAKRTFEEMVIRLGWSPQYMSTYEAFLKMLLREAQFEEAIKFLQVMKENNCLPGLKFFSDALDILIELKDSSHAMPLWDIMVGSGSVPKLIMYNKMIGFLCNNNDIDNAFRLLDEMPFDGVFPDSLSYNMIFKCLIRNNKVHEVGKFFVEMIKNEWSPTHSNCATAITMLFEGYDPETAIEIWNYMIENNVKHLDESANALLLGLCNLGRLSETRRFADDMLDRRVSIYETTMAKLKNAFYKKEDRAARDKFDSLSRRWKGH; encoded by the coding sequence ATGGAGGCTATGGCTGTGAACCCCAatacctcttcttcatccttgtCACAAATCCCGACAAATTCAACTTCACCCCTAAAACCACTTCTTCCTATTCACCAATTCCCATCCCACCTCGACGCACCGGAAATTTCCTCCGCCGCCCGAACCATTTGCGAAATCCTTACCCGTGTCTCTCCCCATGACATCGAATCTGCACTCTCCTCCACCGGAATCTCTCCCTCAACGGAAATCGTCCAGGAAGTCCTCAAATTTTCCTACCATTACCCTTCCTCTGCTGTGAAGTTCTTCCGGTGGGCCGGCCGGGCTCAGAAGCACTCCGCTGATGCGTGGAACCTCATGGTCGACTTGCTTGGCAAGAATCAGCTGTTCGACCCCATGTGGGACGCGGTGCGGTCCATGAAGGAGGAAAGAATGGTCTCGATGGCCACATTCGAGTCCGTCTTTGGGAGTTATTGCATGGTCCGGAGATTTAACGAGGCCGGGATGAGCTTTGATGTGATGGATAGGTACGGAATTCAAGCAGATGTCCTTGCGGTGAATCTGCTGTTGAGCGTGATTTGCCGCGAGGAAAATCAAACGGTGAAGGCGTTGGAGTTCTTCGATAGGATCAAAGTGAAGATTCCCCCAGATGGGGACACGTTCGCCGTTTTGTTGGAAGGTTGGCGGAAGGAAGGCGATGTAGCACAAGCCAAGCGCACCTTTGAGGAAATGGTGATCCGCCTCGGTTGGAGCCCGCAGTATATGTCAACTTATGAGGCATTCTTGAAGATGCTTTTGCGGGAGGCGCAGTTCGAAGAGGCCATCAAGTTTCTTCAAGTTATGAAGGAAAATAATTGTTTGCCAGGTTTGAAATTCTTTTCCGATGCTCTCGATATACTTATTGAGCTAAAAGATTCGAGCCACGCAATGCCATTGTGGGATATTATGGTTGGAAGTGGTTCGGTGCCCAAGTTGATCATGTATAATAAGATGATTGGTTTTCTCTGCAACAATAATGATATCGATAATGCGTTTCGGCTCCTGGATGAGATGCCCTTTGATGGTGTTTTTCCTGATAGTTTAAGTTATAACATGATATTTAAATGCCTGATTAGAAACAATAAGGTTCATGAGGTGGGTAAATTCTTTGTCGAGATGATTAAAAATGAATGGTCACCTACGCATTCTAATTGCGCAACAGCCATCACTATGTTGTTTGAAGGCTATGACCCTGAAACAGCCATTGAGATTTGGAACTACATGATTGAGAACAATGTCAAGCATCTTGATGAAAGTGCAAATGCTTTGCTCCTTGGTCTTTGTAACTTAGGTAGATTGTCGGAGACAAGGAGGTTTGCTGATGATATGCTTGACAGAAGAGTAAGTATATATGAGACAACAATGGCAAAATTGAAGAATGCTTTCTATAAGAAGGAGGATAGAGCTGCAAGGGACAAATTTGATAGTCTTTCAAGGAGGTGGAAAGGACACTAG